A window of the Arachis duranensis cultivar V14167 chromosome 5, aradu.V14167.gnm2.J7QH, whole genome shotgun sequence genome harbors these coding sequences:
- the LOC127739645 gene encoding pectinesterase inhibitor 10-like, whose product MRDRPTASLSKSQIEAFLSSSKFHRRTEGNPHRRCTTQPPALHPAAFLEPPLTMPPATSPPPVHPAAFLEPPPTSPRPTSPPAVHPSAFLEPTHDLDTSDLAASSPPSSVSGAHPPSHRLSDSSSYGARAIYSDAEFLTSKVKETLFRVFDSYRLFGDNYQRSTRQDPPEISTQELEAHETSFAMEFEKEMQFNESANKNEVELYLMEALEKSGVQFDILNW is encoded by the exons ATGCGCGACAGGCCGACAGCTTCCCTCTCCAAATCCCAGATCGAAGCCTTCCTCAGTTCCTCCAAATTCCACCGCCGAACAGAGGGGAACCCCCACCGTCGGTGCACGACCCAGCCTCCAGCCCTCCACCCAGCAGCGTTTCTGGAGCCACCTCTGACCATGCCACCTGCGACCTCGCCGCCTCCAGTCCACCCAGCAGCGTTTCTGGAGCCACCCCCAACCTCGCCACGTCCGACCTCACCGCCTGCAGTCCACCCATCAGCGTTTCTGGAGCCCACCCACGACCTCGACACGTCCGACCTCGCCGCCTCAAGTCCACCAAGCAGCGTTTCTGGAGCCCACCCACCCAGCCACCGATTGTCCGATTCAAGTTCATATGGAGCCCGAGCCATCTATTCAG ATGCTGAATTCTTAACTTCAAAGGTGAAGGAGACGCTTTTTAGGGTGTTTGATAGCTACAGGCTATTTGGTGATAACTATCAAAGGTCTACTCGGCAAGATCCTCCTGAAATTAGCACACAAGAGCTTGAGGCACATGAAACTTCTTTTGCTATGGAATTTGAGAAGGAAATGCAATTCAATGAGAGTGCTAACAAGAATGAGGTGGAGTTATATCTTATGGAGGCATTAGAGAAGAGTGGCGTGCAATTTGACATTCTA